The following are from one region of the bacterium genome:
- a CDS encoding DUF2075 domain-containing protein, with the protein MIIYSATKSGFQGDIMSNKIGQVILDKYRDTTGKNTGVSELNSWTNSLQFMDRVLNDNSIPGDAGISIEYHIPRSSKRIDFIITGLSSTKEESVIIIELKQWQKAEITEKDAIVTTYFKHGEKETPHPSYQAWSYKRLLEDYNQTVEEENIQLFPCAYLHNYEDDDVISNVFYKEYIDHAPLFLRDDALKLRGFIKNHVRYGDKNKIMYRIDQGRIRPSKNLADQLSSMLSGNNEFVMIDDQKIVFETALKLARESSELNKNVLIVQGGPGTGKTVVAINLLVELTKRELVTQYITRNSAPREVYEAKLTGSFKKSHISNMFSGSGSFHKLDSNLYDALIVDEAHRLNAKSGIFSHLGENQVKEIIKSSKFSIFFVDEDQKVTLKDIGDKEEIRKYAKELGAVTTELALESQFRCNGSDGYLAWLDNSLQIHDTANEFFNDRDYDFKIFDNPKELHEEIIEKNKSKNKARMVAGYCWKWVSKKNPELKDIQIDNYKATWNLDRDGQAWIIQPSSVTEVGCIHTCQGLEVDYIGVIVGPDLIVRDNKVMTMPEARASTDKSIHGWKKIMKNDPHGTKIRLDAIIKNTYRALMTRGTKGCYVYFVDKETEAYFKTRLGEELNSTTYNVK; encoded by the coding sequence GTTTCGGAGCTAAACTCTTGGACAAACTCCCTTCAGTTCATGGACCGTGTTTTAAATGACAACTCGATCCCTGGAGATGCAGGTATTTCTATCGAGTATCACATTCCCCGTTCATCAAAAAGAATTGACTTCATTATTACAGGGCTTTCTTCTACGAAAGAGGAGTCGGTGATAATTATTGAGCTGAAACAGTGGCAAAAGGCGGAGATTACAGAAAAGGATGCAATTGTAACAACGTATTTTAAGCATGGGGAGAAGGAGACCCCACATCCTTCTTATCAGGCTTGGTCATATAAAAGACTTTTAGAAGACTACAATCAGACTGTGGAAGAAGAGAATATCCAGCTTTTTCCTTGCGCCTACCTGCATAATTATGAGGATGATGATGTTATCTCCAATGTTTTTTATAAAGAGTACATTGATCATGCACCACTATTTTTAAGAGATGATGCACTCAAACTCCGGGGGTTTATAAAGAATCACGTAAGATATGGTGATAAAAATAAGATCATGTATAGAATCGATCAGGGTAGGATACGCCCATCGAAGAATCTTGCTGATCAATTAAGCTCAATGTTGTCCGGCAACAATGAGTTTGTGATGATAGACGATCAAAAAATTGTTTTTGAGACTGCACTAAAACTTGCACGAGAATCATCAGAACTGAATAAAAATGTCCTTATAGTTCAAGGGGGCCCTGGAACCGGAAAAACTGTTGTTGCTATCAACCTATTAGTAGAGTTAACGAAGAGAGAACTCGTTACTCAATACATCACTCGTAATTCAGCGCCCCGTGAAGTATATGAAGCAAAACTCACGGGATCGTTTAAAAAATCGCATATTTCAAATATGTTTAGTGGCTCTGGGTCATTTCATAAATTAGATTCGAATCTTTACGATGCCTTAATTGTTGACGAGGCGCATCGATTGAATGCGAAATCCGGAATTTTCAGTCATCTCGGCGAAAATCAAGTAAAAGAAATTATAAAATCATCAAAATTTAGTATATTTTTCGTCGATGAAGACCAGAAAGTAACACTGAAGGACATTGGTGACAAAGAGGAGATACGAAAATACGCAAAGGAACTAGGTGCTGTAACTACTGAACTAGCGCTAGAATCTCAATTTAGGTGTAACGGTTCGGATGGTTATCTTGCGTGGCTTGACAATAGTCTACAGATACATGATACAGCAAATGAATTTTTTAATGACAGGGATTATGATTTTAAGATTTTTGATAATCCCAAGGAACTCCACGAAGAAATTATCGAAAAAAATAAGTCGAAAAATAAGGCTCGCATGGTTGCTGGATATTGTTGGAAATGGGTAAGTAAGAAAAATCCAGAACTCAAGGATATTCAAATTGATAACTACAAGGCAACTTGGAATCTAGATAGGGATGGACAGGCGTGGATTATTCAGCCGAGCTCAGTTACCGAAGTTGGATGCATTCATACCTGCCAAGGATTAGAGGTTGATTATATCGGTGTAATTGTCGGGCCAGATCTTATTGTTCGGGATAACAAGGTTATGACTATGCCAGAGGCAAGAGCTAGCACAGATAAGTCAATTCATGGTTGGAAGAAAATAATGAAAAATGACCCGCACGGAACCAAGATACGCTTGGACGCAATCATTAAGAATACATACAGGGCGCTCATGACGCGTGGCACAAAAGGATGTTATGTCTACTTTGTCGATAAGGAAACGGAAGCATATTTTAAGACAAGGTTGGGGGAAGAATTAAATTCCACAACCTATAACGTCAAATAG